The proteins below come from a single Zea mays cultivar B73 chromosome 8, Zm-B73-REFERENCE-NAM-5.0, whole genome shotgun sequence genomic window:
- the LOC103635837 gene encoding O-methyltransferase ZRP4-like: protein MALAGITNQDLLDAQVELWHSTFAYIKSMALKSALDLGLADAIYHHGGSATLPQIVDRVTLHPSKTLHLRRLMRVLATTGVFSVQHPSPLGDDSSSASDSEPVYKLTAVSALLVGPRRSHVPLAAFVVDPALVTPFFELGKWLQRELPGPCIFEHAHGQTIWEHANGDAAFNALLNDGMLSDSHFIMDIASKECAHVFQGISSLVDVGGGLGAAAQAISLAFPGVKCSVLDLDHVVAKAPSDTQVSYIGGDMFESVPPADAMFLKWVLHDWGHEECVKILRNCRKAIPPREGGGKVIIIDMVVGAGPADPRHREMQALFDLYIMVVNGMERDEQEWKRIFVEAGFTDYRVTPVLGVRSIIEVYP, encoded by the exons ATGGCACTCGCCGGCATCACCAACCAGGACTTGCTCGACGCACAGGTTGAGCTATGGCACAGCACCTTCGCCTACATCAAATCCATGGCACTCAAGTCCGCCTTGGACCTTGGCCTCGCCGACGCCATCTACCACCACGGCGGCAGCGCCACGCTGCCGCAGATAGTTGACAGGGTCACGCTCCACCCGTCCAAGACCCTCCACCTGCGTCGCCTCATGCGCGTGCTCGCCACCACGGGCGTGTTCAGCGTCCAGCACCCATCGCCGTTGGGTGACGACAGCAGCAGTGCCAGTGACAGTGAGCCTGTCTACAAGCTCACAGCAGTGTCCGCCCTCCTGGTCGGCccgcgccgcagccacgtcccgcTCGCCGCCTTTGTCGTCGACCCGGCCCTCGTCACGCCCTTCTTCGagctcggcaaatggctccagcgCGAGCTTCCCGGCCCGTGCATCTTCGAGCACGCGCACGGCCAGACCATCTGGGAGCACGCCAACGGTGACGCGGCCTTCAACGCGCTCCTCAACGACGGGATGCTCTCGGACAGCCACTTCATCATGGACATCGCCAGCAAGGAGTGCGCGCACGTCTTCCAGGGGATAAGCTCCCTGGTCGACGTCGGCGGAGGTCTCGGCGCGGCCGCGCAGGCCATCTCGCTGGCGTTCCCGGGCGTCAAGTGCAGCGTGCTAGACCTCGACCACGTCGTTGCCAAGGCTCCCAGTGACACTCAAGTGAGCTACATCGGCGGCGACATGTTCGAGTCTGTACCGCCGGCAGATGCCATGTTCCTCAAG TGGGTTCTGCATGACTGGGGCCACGAGGAGTGCGTGAAGATACTGAGGAACTGCAGGAAGGCCATCCCTccgagggaaggaggagggaaggTGATAATCATCGACATGGTGGTCGGGGCTGGGCCGGCGGACCCGAGGCACAGGGAGATGCAGGCCCTGTTCGACCTCTACATCATGGTCGTCAACGGCATGGAGCGGGACGAGCAGGAGTGGAAGCGGATCTTCGTCGAGGCCGGGTTCACCGACTACAGAGTCACGCCGGTCCTCGGCGTCCGCTCCATCATCGAGGTGTACccttga
- the LOC103635839 gene encoding interactor of constitutive active ROPs 4, with amino-acid sequence MTSVALPLFCAGFLQKKPAASVSGGGPRVAELEAKLEKAYGQLQGMREQLAAAEKARKDARAALVEAKKRLAAKKKDDLADHGGGKEPASSAPEASERDNAEKSYVAVAPRESAVMNKNSDGEETSNVVDDDFGDKKPSPEVETLRAKLTAKDMEVYELRARLMVIDTEVDDLRGKLVARGTEVDELKAALMSSNELVDKLAATLLVKDAEIAALEADNADLTKTAEEAAEATAARARETEHALRKSAEREARLAERLRASDHSRDALEAEAQRLRVQSEQWRKAAEEAAAVLGSGGGAVDNGVGAYVDKRRRRSGSACAGGNGGKAAKDGDDDDDEGASGKRKAGGGAMRVLSDLWKKKAQK; translated from the coding sequence ATGACGTCCGTTGCGTTGCCTTTGTTTTGTGCGGGTTTTTTGCAGAAGAAGCCCGCGGCCAGTGTTAGCGGTGGTGGTCCACGGGTGGCAGAGCTGGAGGCGAAGCTGGAGAAGGCGTACGGGCAGCTCCAGGGCATGCGGGAGCAGCTCGCGGCGGCCGAGAAGGCCAGGAAGGACGCGCGTGCAGCGCTCGTGGAGGCCAAGAAGCGCTTGGCCGCAAAGAAGAAGGACGACCTCGCAGATCACGGTGGCGGCAAGGAGCCAGCGTCGTCAGCACCCGAAGCTTCCGAGCGTGACAACGCGGAGAAAAGCTACGTGGCGGTAGCGCCGAGAGAGTCGGCGGTGATGAACAAGAATAGTGACGGGGAGGAGACGAGCAATGTCGTTGACGATGATTTTGGCGACAAGAAGCCAAGCCCGGAGGTCGAGACGCTGAGGGCGAAGCTGACGGCCAAGGATATGGAGGTCTACGAGCTCAGGGCGAGGCTCATGGTGATCGACACGGAGGTCGACGACCTGAGGGGCAAACTGGTGGCCAGGGGCACGGAAGTCGACGAGCTGAAGGCGGCGCTGATGTCGAGCAACGAGCTGGTCGACAAGCTGGCGGCGACCCTGCTGGTCAAGGACGCGGAAATCGCCGCTCTCGAGGCCGACAACGCCGACCTCACCAAGACGGCCGAGGAGGCTGCGGAGGCCACCGCCGCGAGGGCGCGGGAGACGGAGCACGCGCTGCGGAAGAGCGCGGAGCGGGAGGCCCGGCTCGCCGAGCGGCTGCGCGCTTCGGACCACTCCCGCGACGCGCTGGAGGCCGAGGCGCAGCGCTTGCGCGTGCAGAGCGAGCAGTGGCGCAAGGCGGCCGAGGAGGCCGCCGCGGTACTAGGCAGCGGGGGCGGCGCCGTGGACAACGGCGTCGGCGCGTACGTCGACAAGCGGCGCCGCAGGTCCGGCTCCGCCTGCGCCGGTGGGAATGGTGGCAAGGCGGCCaaggacggcgacgacgacgacgacgaaggagcCAGTGGCAAGCGCAAGGCCGGCGGCGGCGCCATGCGGGTGCTCAGCGACCTGTGGAAGAAGAAGGCGCAGAAGTGA
- the LOC103637246 gene encoding DDB1- and CUL4-associated factor 8: MSSSSSSDTEKRCTAGRTPSSKLCTIPTLRDCPRPCLPTRSAAHPSHVAIPPVSRCIRGFRARSAAPTTPRFPACATCLPRIPPRALGRSNHAARSAAHPHPGARSAAHHHGRPPPPAADPALADPAESRARTPCLRVSRRHDAHYAHARHPLSQDLSANCHRKRPSYPPTTARINPPSNCTLAMAETVLEPGSSGRRWDWDTGTVKLEFHSGHGGNVFQARFMPCSDDRTIVTCVADGEVRLAKIQDAGDVSTTLLGEHEGRAHNLAIEPGSPYIFYSCGEEGFVQHFDLRTNTASKLFLCRNSTKSVYSSLVHLNALAIDPRNPNLFVVGGSDAYARVYDIRKCKWDGSSDFSHASDCYCPPHLVDNKSVGITGIAFSHLSELLVSYNEENIYLFSKDGGLGPDPKKSVRIGAIEGCKSTMLASGHDVSQPAPQTYVGHVNRETVKRVSFIGPNDEYVASGSDCGRIFIWRKGDGKFLRAMEGDECIVNCIEPHPHAMAIASCGIDNDVKVWTPSAIERAPMIHVDEVISSVANLYSDPLIISTFDQSIFLPLIISTLFNLYSDPLSSLLSAR; this comes from the exons atgtcgtcgtcgtcgtcgtcggataCGGAGAAGAGATGCACGGCCGGACGGACTCCCTCCTCCAAGCTATGCACCATACCGACCTTGCGAG actgcccccgcccctGTCTCCCTACACGCTCGGCCGCGCACCCCAGCCACGTCGCGATTCCGCCGGTGTCGCGCTGCATCCGCGGATTCCGCGCGCGCTCGGCCGCTCCAACCACGCCGCGATTCCCGGCGTGCGCGACGTGCCTCCCGCGGATCCCGCCGCGCGCGCTCGGCCGCTCCAACCACGCCGCGCGCTCGGCCGCTCACCCACACCCCGGCGCGCGCTCGGCCGCCCACCACCACGGCCGCCCACCACCACCTGCCGCGGATCCCGCGCTCGCGGATCCCGCGGAATCCCGCGCTCGCACGCCCTGCCTCCGGGTATCCCGCCGCCATGACGCGCACTACGCGCACGCTCGCCATCCCCTGTCTCAAGACCTCTCCGCGAACTGCCACCGCAAACGCCCGAGCTATCCGCCAACAACTGCCCGCATCAATCCGCCGTCAAACTGCACGCTCGCCATGGCGGAGACCGTTCTGGAGCCCGGTTCCAGCGGG CGGCGGTGGGACTGGGACACTGGCACCGTCAAATTAGAGTTTCATTCAGGACATGGCGGCAATGTGTTCCAGGCACGGTTCATGCCCTGCTCAGACGATCGGACCATTGTCACTTGTGTTGCTGATGGCGAG GTGAGGCTTGCCAAGATACAGGATGCTGGAGACGTGTCCACAACATTGCTTGGTGAACATGAGGGAAGGGCTCACAATTTGGCTATAGAGCCTGGTAGTCCTTACATTTTCTACAGCTGTGGTGAGGAAGGCTTTGTTCAACAT TTTGATCTCAGAACAAACACAGCCTCAAAACTATTTCTTTGCAGAAACTCCACTAAATCAGTATACTCATCTCTTGTTCACCTAAATGCGCTTGCAATAGATCCGAGGAACCCAAATCTTTTTGTTGTTGGAGGAAGCGATGCATATGCTCGTGTGTATGACATTCGCAAGTGCAAGTGGGATGGATCATCTGATTTTAGTCACGCATCTGACTGCTATTGCCCACCACATCTTGTTGACAATAAGAGTGTTGGAATAACAGGGATTGCATTCTCTCACCTGAGTGAGTTGCTTGTATCTTACAATGAAGAGAATATTTACCTATTCTCTAAGGATGGAGGGCTGGGACCTGACCCCAAAAAATCTGTTAGGATTGGAGCAATTGAAGGGTGCAaatcaacaatgctagcatctggACATGATGTTTCTCAACCTGCACCTCAGACATACGTCGGTCATGTTAATCGTGAAACGGTGAAGCGTGTGTCTTTCATTGGGCCAAATGATGAATATGTTGCCAGTGGGTCAGACTGTGGCCGGATCTTTATTTGGAGAAAGGGAGATGGGAAGTTTCTACGAGCCATGGAGGGTGATGAGTGCATTGTGAATTgcattgagcctcatcctcatgctATGGCAATCGCGAGCTGTGGAATTGATAATGATGTAAAAGTTTGGACTCCCTCTGCGATTGAGCGGGCACCTATGATACATGTTGATGAGGTAATATCTTCTGTGGCCAATCTATATTCTGACCCCTTAATCATCTCTACCTTTGATCAATCTATATTCTTACCGCTTATTATCTCTACCTTGTTTAATCTATATTCTGACCCCTTGTCATCTCTACTTTCTGCAAGATAA